From the genome of Fusarium oxysporum f. sp. lycopersici 4287 chromosome 3, whole genome shotgun sequence, one region includes:
- a CDS encoding formate dehydrogenase gives MGKVLMVLYPGGHHARDQPELLGCVENELGLREWIEEQGHTLVSTADKDGEASEFDKQLEDAEVIVTTPFHPGYLTAERLSRAKNLRLAVTAGIGSDHVDLDAANKANGGITVAEITGCNVVSVAEHVVMTMLVLMKNFVPAHDMIREGRWDIAEVTKNNYDIEDKVVGTVGAGRIGERVLRRLAPFHCKELLYFDYQPLSSEVEKDIGCRRVESLEEMVSRCDIVNIECPLYAETRGLFNKDIIGKMKPGSYLINTARGAIVDAQAASDALKSGHIRGIGGDVWFPQPAPKDNPLRYAEHPWGGGNAWVPHMSGTSLDAQKRYAAGVKTVLSAYFSGREDYPLEDLICHKGEYVTKAYGQRLKRV, from the exons ATG GGCAAAGTTCTGATGGTCCTGTACCCT GGCGGCCATCACGCCAGGGATCAACCCGAGCTCCTCGGATGCGTTGAGAATGAGCTTGGTCTCCGAGAGTGGATTGAAGAACAGGGGCACACGCTTGTCAGCACTGCTGACAAAGATGGCGAGGCCTCTGAGTTTGACAAGCAGTTGGAAGATGCTGAGGTGATTGTTACTACTCC ATTCCACCCTGGATACCTGACCGCCGAGCGTCTGTCTAGAGCCAAGAATCTCCGGCTTGCAGTCACTGCTGGCATTGGATCTGACCACGTTGACCTGGATGCTGCGAATAAGGCCAATGGAGGCATTACTGTCGCCGAAATCACAGGTTGCAACGTGGTGTCTGTTGCAGAGCATGTGGTTATGACTATGCTCGTCCTGATGAAGAACTTTGTCCCAGCTCATGACATGATCAGGGAGGGACGATGGGATATTGCCGAGGTCACCAAGAATAACTACGATATCGAGGATAAGGTTGTGGGCACCGTTGGAGCTGGCCGTATCGGCGAACGAGTCCTGCGACGCCTGGCACCCTTTCATTGCAAGGAACTACTATACTTTGACTATCAGCCTCTCTCGtctgaggttgagaaggacATCGGCTGCCGTCGTGTCGAGAGTCTTGAGGAGATGGTTTCTCGGTGTGATATTGTCAATATCGAGTGTCCTCTCTACGCCGAGACCCGGGGACTCTTTAACAAAGACATCATTGGCAAGATGAAGCCAG GctcttatcttattaataccGCTCGTGGGGCTATCGTCGATGCTCAAGCTGCCTCGGATGCTCTGAAGAGCGGGCACATCCGGGGCATAGGGGGTGACGTGTGGTTCCCCCAACCGGCGCCAAAGGACAACCCTCTCCGATATGCTGAGCATCCTTGGGGTGGAGGGAATGCCTGGGTGCCTCATATGTCGGGAACATCTTTGGACGCACAG AAGCGTTATGCTGCTGGTGTGAAGACTGTATTAAGCGCTTATTTCTCGGGCCGTGAGGACTACCCACTGGAGGACTTGATCTGCCACAAGGGAGAATACGTCACCAAGGCCTACGGCCAGCGGCTCAAGAGGGTCTGA
- a CDS encoding formate dehydrogenase, whose product MCFAQRRFNPVRRFRWFRITKFQPRSSTKKRNMGKVLMVLYPGGHHARDQPELLGCVENELGLREWIEEQGHTLVSTADKDGEASEFDKQLEDAEVIVTTPFHPGYLTAERLSRAKNLRLAVTAGIGSDHVDLDAANKANGGITVAEITGCNVVSVAEHVVMTMLVLMKNFVPAHDMIREGRWDIAEVTKNNYDIEDKVVGTVGAGRIGERVLRRLAPFHCKELLYFDYQPLSSEVEKDIGCRRVESLEEMVSRCDIVNIECPLYAETRGLFNKDIIGKMKPGSYLINTARGAIVDAQAASDALKSGHIRGIGGDVWFPQPAPKDNPLRYAEHPWGGGNAWVPHMSGTSLDAQKRYAAGVKTVLSAYFSGREDYPLEDLICHKGEYVTKAYGQRLKRV is encoded by the exons ATGTGTTTCGCGCAAAGGCGTTTTAACCCAGTGCGACGGTTTCGGTGGTTCCGGATAACG AAATTCCAACCTCGGTCCTCCACGAAGAAACGCAATATG GGCAAAGTTCTGATGGTCCTGTACCCT GGCGGCCATCACGCCAGGGATCAACCCGAGCTCCTCGGATGCGTTGAGAATGAGCTTGGTCTCCGAGAGTGGATTGAAGAACAGGGGCACACGCTTGTCAGCACTGCTGACAAAGATGGCGAGGCCTCTGAGTTTGACAAGCAGTTGGAAGATGCTGAGGTGATTGTTACTACTCC ATTCCACCCTGGATACCTGACCGCCGAGCGTCTGTCTAGAGCCAAGAATCTCCGGCTTGCAGTCACTGCTGGCATTGGATCTGACCACGTTGACCTGGATGCTGCGAATAAGGCCAATGGAGGCATTACTGTCGCCGAAATCACAGGTTGCAACGTGGTGTCTGTTGCAGAGCATGTGGTTATGACTATGCTCGTCCTGATGAAGAACTTTGTCCCAGCTCATGACATGATCAGGGAGGGACGATGGGATATTGCCGAGGTCACCAAGAATAACTACGATATCGAGGATAAGGTTGTGGGCACCGTTGGAGCTGGCCGTATCGGCGAACGAGTCCTGCGACGCCTGGCACCCTTTCATTGCAAGGAACTACTATACTTTGACTATCAGCCTCTCTCGtctgaggttgagaaggacATCGGCTGCCGTCGTGTCGAGAGTCTTGAGGAGATGGTTTCTCGGTGTGATATTGTCAATATCGAGTGTCCTCTCTACGCCGAGACCCGGGGACTCTTTAACAAAGACATCATTGGCAAGATGAAGCCAG GctcttatcttattaataccGCTCGTGGGGCTATCGTCGATGCTCAAGCTGCCTCGGATGCTCTGAAGAGCGGGCACATCCGGGGCATAGGGGGTGACGTGTGGTTCCCCCAACCGGCGCCAAAGGACAACCCTCTCCGATATGCTGAGCATCCTTGGGGTGGAGGGAATGCCTGGGTGCCTCATATGTCGGGAACATCTTTGGACGCACAG AAGCGTTATGCTGCTGGTGTGAAGACTGTATTAAGCGCTTATTTCTCGGGCCGTGAGGACTACCCACTGGAGGACTTGATCTGCCACAAGGGAGAATACGTCACCAAGGCCTACGGCCAGCGGCTCAAGAGGGTCTGA
- a CDS encoding formate dehydrogenase, translating into MCFAQRRFNPVRRFRWFRITKFQPRSSTKKRNMVCSQFIPRLGCRVLSRPLYQITSSLLPGRVYPPFTRTMLTKARGNQGKVLMVLYPGGHHARDQPELLGCVENELGLREWIEEQGHTLVSTADKDGEASEFDKQLEDAEVIVTTPFHPGYLTAERLSRAKNLRLAVTAGIGSDHVDLDAANKANGGITVAEITGCNVVSVAEHVVMTMLVLMKNFVPAHDMIREGRWDIAEVTKNNYDIEDKVVGTVGAGRIGERVLRRLAPFHCKELLYFDYQPLSSEVEKDIGCRRVESLEEMVSRCDIVNIECPLYAETRGLFNKDIIGKMKPGSYLINTARGAIVDAQAASDALKSGHIRGIGGDVWFPQPAPKDNPLRYAEHPWGGGNAWVPHMSGTSLDAQKRYAAGVKTVLSAYFSGREDYPLEDLICHKGEYVTKAYGQRLKRV; encoded by the exons ATGTGTTTCGCGCAAAGGCGTTTTAACCCAGTGCGACGGTTTCGGTGGTTCCGGATAACG AAATTCCAACCTCGGTCCTCCACGAAGAAACGCAATATGGTATGCAGTCAATTTATTCCGCGGCTGGGATGTCGTGTATTATCCCGTCCACTCTACCAAATTACGAGCAGCTTATTGCCCGGGCGTGTGTATCCGCCTTTTACGAGAACTATGCTGACTAAGGCACGGGGAAACCAGGGCAAAGTTCTGATGGTCCTGTACCCT GGCGGCCATCACGCCAGGGATCAACCCGAGCTCCTCGGATGCGTTGAGAATGAGCTTGGTCTCCGAGAGTGGATTGAAGAACAGGGGCACACGCTTGTCAGCACTGCTGACAAAGATGGCGAGGCCTCTGAGTTTGACAAGCAGTTGGAAGATGCTGAGGTGATTGTTACTACTCC ATTCCACCCTGGATACCTGACCGCCGAGCGTCTGTCTAGAGCCAAGAATCTCCGGCTTGCAGTCACTGCTGGCATTGGATCTGACCACGTTGACCTGGATGCTGCGAATAAGGCCAATGGAGGCATTACTGTCGCCGAAATCACAGGTTGCAACGTGGTGTCTGTTGCAGAGCATGTGGTTATGACTATGCTCGTCCTGATGAAGAACTTTGTCCCAGCTCATGACATGATCAGGGAGGGACGATGGGATATTGCCGAGGTCACCAAGAATAACTACGATATCGAGGATAAGGTTGTGGGCACCGTTGGAGCTGGCCGTATCGGCGAACGAGTCCTGCGACGCCTGGCACCCTTTCATTGCAAGGAACTACTATACTTTGACTATCAGCCTCTCTCGtctgaggttgagaaggacATCGGCTGCCGTCGTGTCGAGAGTCTTGAGGAGATGGTTTCTCGGTGTGATATTGTCAATATCGAGTGTCCTCTCTACGCCGAGACCCGGGGACTCTTTAACAAAGACATCATTGGCAAGATGAAGCCAG GctcttatcttattaataccGCTCGTGGGGCTATCGTCGATGCTCAAGCTGCCTCGGATGCTCTGAAGAGCGGGCACATCCGGGGCATAGGGGGTGACGTGTGGTTCCCCCAACCGGCGCCAAAGGACAACCCTCTCCGATATGCTGAGCATCCTTGGGGTGGAGGGAATGCCTGGGTGCCTCATATGTCGGGAACATCTTTGGACGCACAG AAGCGTTATGCTGCTGGTGTGAAGACTGTATTAAGCGCTTATTTCTCGGGCCGTGAGGACTACCCACTGGAGGACTTGATCTGCCACAAGGGAGAATACGTCACCAAGGCCTACGGCCAGCGGCTCAAGAGGGTCTGA
- a CDS encoding formate dehydrogenase has product MPLERISAQLAPMNRFHPGYLTAERLSRAKNLRLAVTAGIGSDHVDLDAANKANGGITVAEITGCNVVSVAEHVVMTMLVLMKNFVPAHDMIREGRWDIAEVTKNNYDIEDKVVGTVGAGRIGERVLRRLAPFHCKELLYFDYQPLSSEVEKDIGCRRVESLEEMVSRCDIVNIECPLYAETRGLFNKDIIGKMKPGSYLINTARGAIVDAQAASDALKSGHIRGIGGDVWFPQPAPKDNPLRYAEHPWGGGNAWVPHMSGTSLDAQKRYAAGVKTVLSAYFSGREDYPLEDLICHKGEYVTKAYGQRLKRV; this is encoded by the exons ATGCCTCTTGAGAGGATCTCAGCTCAGCTGGCTCCAATGAACAGATTCCACCCTGGATACCTGACCGCCGAGCGTCTGTCTAGAGCCAAGAATCTCCGGCTTGCAGTCACTGCTGGCATTGGATCTGACCACGTTGACCTGGATGCTGCGAATAAGGCCAATGGAGGCATTACTGTCGCCGAAATCACAGGTTGCAACGTGGTGTCTGTTGCAGAGCATGTGGTTATGACTATGCTCGTCCTGATGAAGAACTTTGTCCCAGCTCATGACATGATCAGGGAGGGACGATGGGATATTGCCGAGGTCACCAAGAATAACTACGATATCGAGGATAAGGTTGTGGGCACCGTTGGAGCTGGCCGTATCGGCGAACGAGTCCTGCGACGCCTGGCACCCTTTCATTGCAAGGAACTACTATACTTTGACTATCAGCCTCTCTCGtctgaggttgagaaggacATCGGCTGCCGTCGTGTCGAGAGTCTTGAGGAGATGGTTTCTCGGTGTGATATTGTCAATATCGAGTGTCCTCTCTACGCCGAGACCCGGGGACTCTTTAACAAAGACATCATTGGCAAGATGAAGCCAG GctcttatcttattaataccGCTCGTGGGGCTATCGTCGATGCTCAAGCTGCCTCGGATGCTCTGAAGAGCGGGCACATCCGGGGCATAGGGGGTGACGTGTGGTTCCCCCAACCGGCGCCAAAGGACAACCCTCTCCGATATGCTGAGCATCCTTGGGGTGGAGGGAATGCCTGGGTGCCTCATATGTCGGGAACATCTTTGGACGCACAG AAGCGTTATGCTGCTGGTGTGAAGACTGTATTAAGCGCTTATTTCTCGGGCCGTGAGGACTACCCACTGGAGGACTTGATCTGCCACAAGGGAGAATACGTCACCAAGGCCTACGGCCAGCGGCTCAAGAGGGTCTGA
- a CDS encoding formate dehydrogenase, giving the protein MVCSQFIPRLGCRVLSRPLYQITSSLLPGRVYPPFTRTMLTKARGNQGKVLMVLYPGGHHARDQPELLGCVENELGLREWIEEQGHTLVSTADKDGEASEFDKQLEDAEVIVTTPFHPGYLTAERLSRAKNLRLAVTAGIGSDHVDLDAANKANGGITVAEITGCNVVSVAEHVVMTMLVLMKNFVPAHDMIREGRWDIAEVTKNNYDIEDKVVGTVGAGRIGERVLRRLAPFHCKELLYFDYQPLSSEVEKDIGCRRVESLEEMVSRCDIVNIECPLYAETRGLFNKDIIGKMKPGL; this is encoded by the exons ATGGTATGCAGTCAATTTATTCCGCGGCTGGGATGTCGTGTATTATCCCGTCCACTCTACCAAATTACGAGCAGCTTATTGCCCGGGCGTGTGTATCCGCCTTTTACGAGAACTATGCTGACTAAGGCACGGGGAAACCAGGGCAAAGTTCTGATGGTCCTGTACCCT GGCGGCCATCACGCCAGGGATCAACCCGAGCTCCTCGGATGCGTTGAGAATGAGCTTGGTCTCCGAGAGTGGATTGAAGAACAGGGGCACACGCTTGTCAGCACTGCTGACAAAGATGGCGAGGCCTCTGAGTTTGACAAGCAGTTGGAAGATGCTGAGGTGATTGTTACTACTCC ATTCCACCCTGGATACCTGACCGCCGAGCGTCTGTCTAGAGCCAAGAATCTCCGGCTTGCAGTCACTGCTGGCATTGGATCTGACCACGTTGACCTGGATGCTGCGAATAAGGCCAATGGAGGCATTACTGTCGCCGAAATCACAGGTTGCAACGTGGTGTCTGTTGCAGAGCATGTGGTTATGACTATGCTCGTCCTGATGAAGAACTTTGTCCCAGCTCATGACATGATCAGGGAGGGACGATGGGATATTGCCGAGGTCACCAAGAATAACTACGATATCGAGGATAAGGTTGTGGGCACCGTTGGAGCTGGCCGTATCGGCGAACGAGTCCTGCGACGCCTGGCACCCTTTCATTGCAAGGAACTACTATACTTTGACTATCAGCCTCTCTCGtctgaggttgagaaggacATCGGCTGCCGTCGTGTCGAGAGTCTTGAGGAGATGGTTTCTCGGTGTGATATTGTCAATATCGAGTGTCCTCTCTACGCCGAGACCCGGGGACTCTTTAACAAAGACATCATTGGCAAGATGAAGCCAGGTTTGTGA